CTACTTGGGGTTTGGAGTCCTGACCACCGGCTTGTACCCCCAAATTGTACAGACGTTGCTGGTTTCCCCCAACGAGCTGGAGCTGGAACGCCCCTACATCGAGCACACCATTCGCATGACGCGGGCAGGCTTCGGCCTGAGCGATATCCAGGTACAACCCTTCCCAGAGGAGGGATCCCTCACCCTCGAAACCTTGCAGCAAAATCAACCCACCCTGACCAATGTGCGTCTGTGGGATGCGGATCCCCTGTTGGCCACCTACCGCCAGTTGCAGGAGATTCGACCCTATTACCAATTCCCCTACGTGAATGTGGATCGCTACCGCATTGGGGGGGAACTGCGCCAGGTAATGCACGCCGCCCGTGAGCTGGACTTTACCCAGGTGCCCCCGCCCGCCCAAACCTGGATCAACGAGCGTTTTTTCTACACCCACGGCTATGGCCTCACCCTCAGCCCGGTGAATGTGGTCACACCGGAAGGATTACCGGACTTTTTCTTGTCGGATATTCCACCCCGTGTTTCTCCGCGCTATCCCGAGGTGGCTGCTGTGCTGCAGGTGGATCAACCGGCCCTCTACTACGGTGAGCTGACCACGACCGATGTGTTTGTCGGGACTGAAGCCAGGGAGTTGGACTATCCAGCCGCAGACCGCTACGTGTACGGCAACTACCGGGGCACGGGCGGAGTACCGATTCCCCATCTCTGGCAACGCTTCCTCTTCGCTTGGCACTTTGGGGATTTGCGCATTCTGATCAGCCAAGAACTCTCAGAAAACAGTCGCTTCCTATACCGGCGCCAAATTCGAGAGCGCATCCGTCAGCTGATGCCTTTTTTGCACTATGACCAGGATCCCTATTTGGTGATTGTGGATGGCAAGCTCTACTGGTTTCTTGATGCCTACACTACTAGCAGCCGTTATCCCTACTCAGAGCATGCAACCTCTTCTTCCTTCAACTACATTCGCAACTCTGTAAAGGGGGTGATGGATGCCTACAATGGCAACCTTGATCTTTACATTGCCGAGCCCAAAGATCCCATCATTCAAGCCTACAACCGCATCTATCCCAGCCTGTTTCACCCGCTGGAGGACATGCCCGAGGCACTGCGGCAACACATTCGCTACCCCCAAGATCTTTTCCGGGTGCAGGCGCAGCAGTTTGCCACCTACCACATGACGGATCCCCGCATTTTTTACAACCGCGAGGATCAATGGCAGATCCCCAATCAATTCCGCAATCGTCGGCGTACCCCGATGCAGCCTCAGTACCTGATCCTGACCTTGCCGAATGGACAGCAAGAGGCGGCAGGTAACACCCCGGAATTTGTTTTGCTCTCTCCCTTCACCCCGATCAACAAACAAAACATGGTGGGTTGGATGGCAGCCCGCTGCGATGGCGAACACTACGG
This region of Thermostichus vulcanus str. 'Rupite' genomic DNA includes:
- a CDS encoding UPF0182 family protein, whose protein sequence is MQTLRRGLILLLWIGLGILALTGLAAFYVDLAWFAELDALTVLWTRVVARWGLGLGAFGFALAVVGSNIRSCWRGATVTWAWVIALGLSGFFAGLLSQHWFTLLLWLNQGAVGEADPIFGRDLSFYLFSLPFWETLQQWCFNLVLLTLITTVIIYLVELGLSEQRLTMALSLFAQRHLLIFGGSLFLIRAWGHWLDRYELLYSSRGVVFGASFTDVHATLPAITLMSGVAILTAIGFFVLARQGTRLTLPLPKQLCGPWVSSVLAPALLWGAYLGFGVLTTGLYPQIVQTLLVSPNELELERPYIEHTIRMTRAGFGLSDIQVQPFPEEGSLTLETLQQNQPTLTNVRLWDADPLLATYRQLQEIRPYYQFPYVNVDRYRIGGELRQVMHAARELDFTQVPPPAQTWINERFFYTHGYGLTLSPVNVVTPEGLPDFFLSDIPPRVSPRYPEVAAVLQVDQPALYYGELTTTDVFVGTEARELDYPAADRYVYGNYRGTGGVPIPHLWQRFLFAWHFGDLRILISQELSENSRFLYRRQIRERIRQLMPFLHYDQDPYLVIVDGKLYWFLDAYTTSSRYPYSEHATSSSFNYIRNSVKGVMDAYNGNLDLYIAEPKDPIIQAYNRIYPSLFHPLEDMPEALRQHIRYPQDLFRVQAQQFATYHMTDPRIFYNREDQWQIPNQFRNRRRTPMQPQYLILTLPNGQQEAAGNTPEFVLLSPFTPINKQNMVGWMAARCDGEHYGKLLVYEFSKQRLIYGPEQVEARVNQEPSISEQIALWNQHGSRVNLGTLLVIPIENSLLYVQPLYLEAEQGRLPQLTRVIAAYEDRVVMGSTLNQALQDLFSPASNRRLPVTSAGSLLREDGNS